The following DNA comes from Cellulophaga sp. HaHa_2_95.
TAACTTGGCTTTTTAAAATGGCATGGCGTGATGCCAAAGCAAGTAAAGTACGACTTATTTTATTTATGTCATCCATTATCTTGGGTATTGCTGCTGTGGTCTCCATACAGCTATTTAGCACCAACTTAAAGGACAACATACAGCGCCAATCTAAGAGCTTAATGGGGGCAGATTTCATTATTGATTCAAAACAAATACCTAGTGAACGCGCACAAACGATTATAGATTCGCTGCAACCGGATGCCTATGAGGTAAATTTTGTATCTATGATTACTTTTCCAAAAAGTGGCGGCACTAAATTGGTAAAAGTACGTGGTTTGGAAGGGGAGTTTCCATTTTATGGGGAGATGGATACAGAACCTACCGTTGCAGCAGCTACGTATCAGGAATCAGGTGGGGCTTTGGTGGATGCAACCTTATTACTTCAATTTAATGCTAAACCAGGAGATTCTATAAAAATTGGAAAGCTAACATTGCCTATTTCTGGTGCATTAAAAGCAATTCCGGGGAGTACAGCAATTTCTACATCGGTAGCACCACTTGTTGTTATTCCCTATCGTTTTATCGCAACAACGGAATTATTACAATTTGGAAGTAGAAAGGAATACCAATACTTCTACAAGGCGTCGGACACTTTAAATTTGGCAAATCTTGAAAGTAAAATAGGACCACAGCTCGACTTTGAAAATGCAGATTTAGATACCCATACTAGTACAACAAAACGTCTAGGTAGACGCTATGATAATGTAGGTAAGTTTCTAAACTTAGCGGCGTTTGTAGCTTTGCTCTTAGGGTGTATTGGGATAGCGAGTTCTGTGCATATCTATATTAAAGAAAAATTAAGTGCAATTGCCGTTTTGAAATGTATGGGCGCTTCTAGGCTACAAAGTTTTTTAATATTTCTCATTCAAATTGCTGGGATTGGAATTCTTGGAGGGCTTATTGGTTCATTGATTGGAGCAGCGCTGCAAGAGATTTTTCCATACCTTTTAAAAGATTTCTTACCTTTTACGATAGAGATGAATTTATCGGCACAACCTATTTTTATGGGGGTATTTCTAGGGTTATTTATGGCCGTTTTATTTGCACTCTTGTCATTGCTTCATACTTGGTATGTTTCACCATTGGAAGTGCTGCGAGTAGATGAGCAGGCCGTTAAAGAACCTATTGGAATTAGGATTTTAGTACTTTCTACTATTCTATTATTTCTATTTTTATTTTCTTTATGGTTGCTTCGTGATGCGCTCTACGCTTTGTTTTTTGTAGGGGCGACGCTTCTTACTTTTGCTTTATTAACAGGGGTAGCCTTAATTTTTATAAAAACAATTAAACGATTTTTTCCTAAACGCTGGAGTTTTCCAATCCGACAGAGTTTACTTAATTTGTTTAGACCCAATAATCAGACCGTAGTTTTGGTGGTCGCGATTGGTTTGGGGACCTTTTTAATTAGCACCTTGTATTTTACCAAGGATATTTTATTGGCAAAAACAGAAGTAGGACAGGGTACTGAAAATGCTAATATTATTGTATTAGATGTACAACCAACACAGGTTGATGCCGTAGCACAAAACATAAAATCTAAAGGCTTACCTATACTCAATAATATTCCATTGGTGACCATGCGGATGCACAGCATAAAAGGACAACCGGTAAACGTATTACGTCAAGATAGTACACGGCAAGTGCGCGGTTGGATTTTAAACCACGAATTTAGAACTACGTATCGTGATTCTCTTATCTCGTCAGAAAAACTGGATAAAGGTAAATGGACACCCCGAATAGCGGCAGGTGATCCAGTACTTATCTCTATTTCAGATAATATTGCATCTGATGCCAATATTACGGTTGGTGATGCTGTGGTGTTTAATGTGCAAGGTGTTCTTATGGAAACAACAGTGGGGAGTATTCGAAAAGTAGATTGGACACAAATACAACTCAATTTTTCTATTGTTTTTCCGGCAGGTGTGTTAGAACAGGCTCCACAGTTTAATGTATTTACTACTAAAGCTCCTGATGAGGCAAGCTCCGCAGCTTTTCAACGTGATTTAGTGGCTGAATTTCCAAATGTTTCTATTATCGATCTGAGACAAGTTTTCACCGTAGTAGAAGATATATTGGATAAAGTTTCATGGGTTATTAATTTCATGGCATTTTTTAGTATTCTTACTGGTATTATCGTTTTGATTGGTTCTGTAAGAACTAGTAAATATCAACGTATTAAAGAGAGCGTATTGCTTCGCACACTAGGAGCTAAAAACGCGCAGATTTTACGAATTTCGGCTTTTGAATATGTCTTTTTAGGATTGCTCGGAAGTTTAGTCGGTATCTTATTGGCATTGGTAAGTAGCTTATGTTTAGCCGTGTTTGTATTCAAAGAACCATTTGCACCCTCTGCAATTCCGTTTTTGGTGTTTTTACCCGGAATTACATTGTTGGTTTTAGCGATTGGTTTAAGTAACATTCAAACGGTTCTAAGGAGTTCTCCTTTAGAAGTATTGCGTAGAGAAAGATAGAGTTTCGTCTTTAAATTTTACAACTTTGAGTCAAATCTTAAGCTAATAGTAAATAATGATTTGGGAGTTAGCTTTGAACATCAAATAATTAAGTGTCCTGTAATTTGAACCATTAAAAAATAACTATGTTAAATATTTTATATTTATTTCAGATACCTATGGGTACTCGCAACCCGGATGACAATGGCCCTATTGATTTTTCAAGTTCGTTTGATGTTATCGTGTATATTATCATGCCTGTACTAATGATTCTTCTTTATATTTTTTGGAGGCGGAATAAAAAAAAGAATGGAAATTAATTGTTTTCATTTCCTGTGTTTTTATGCATTTATCAGTAGAACTGAGAATACTCGAATCCAATACACACTAAAATGAGTTGTAGTGTTTGGGTACACGGTCTATTGAAATAATTAAGACATCTTATTTTAAGGTATGGACCACCCTTTTATTTGTTACCATTAAAGAGTAACTAAATAATATTAGAAGAGAATGATGCTTGACTTATTAAAAATATTAAACTGCTACGGTTGTTACGGCGGCTGTAGGAACTGTAAAGTAAATAGTGGTACCTTTATTTTGAATACTTGACACCCATAAGGCACCACCATTGCTTTCTACCATATCCTTACAGATAGAAAGTCCTAGACCAGTACCTTTTTCATTATGGGTACCATAGGTAGAAGTAGCATGTTTTTTATCAAATAGTTTGGATTGGGTCTCTAAAGCCATTCCAACACCATTGTCCGTAATTTCTATTTGCAGCTCATTATTTTTTTCAATCATCGTAAGGATAATTTCACCTTTTTGATGGGTAAATTTGATAGCGTTGCTAATAAGGTTTCTTAAAATAATATCTAGGTGATTTTTATCACTAAAACTAATGGTGTTTTTTGGAATATTATTTCGAATGCTGATTTCCTTTTTATTAGCAATAGGGATTAATAGCGAAAGGGTGGAAGTAGCAATGAAATGAACATCAACATTTTCTTGTTTTAAGGTAATACCCTTCATTTGTGTTCTTGCCCAAACTAGAAGATTGTTGAGCATTTCAGAAATACCTTGAATGTTTTTCAACGCTTCCGGAAATAATTCATCATAGTCTTCCTGGCTGATACTTTCATCAGAAGACATTTTCATTAGACCATGAAAGGAGTTTATCGGGCCTTTAAGGTCATGAGCGATAATAGAGAAGAGTTTATCTTTAGTTTTATTAGATTCTTTGAGTTGTGCTTCACGCATAATCAAAGCATTTTGTTTCTCTTGTAAATTCTCGGTATATTTTTTTTGAAGTTTATTAGTTCTATAAATCAGGATTAAAATGAGGGTAACGACTAAGAGCGCCGCTCCGGCTAGATAGGCGTAATTTTTTTGTTTAGCAATGGCTTTATGCTGTTCTTCAATTAATGCTTTCTTTTGGTTTTCAAACTGCATCTTACTGCGCAGTACGCCGAGTCCCTTTCTAAATTTTTCTACTTGCCCTTTTTCATAGAGTTCCATATATTTTTGTTGATAGGAGTAGGCTAAAGCATCGTCTCCTTTTTGATGAGCAACTTTAGATAAAATTAGATTGGCGTCTTTTACACTTTCAGCAATACTAAACTCGGTAGAAATTGCTAAGCCTTTTAAAGCATAATTTTCTGCTTCCGCAATATTTCTAAGTCCTAAATAACACTTCGCAATCCCGTTGTAAAGCAAGGTGTATCCGTAAGAGAAATCTATTTCATCACATAGTTGCTCTGATTTCTTGTACCATAGTAAAGCCTCATCATAGTTATTTTGCTTCAAGGCTATAGATCCTTTTTGCTCATAAGCATGAGAGATCCAGTCTTTTGTATTCTGTTTTAAAAAATAATCAAGGCTTTCATCTACCATACGTTCTGCCTCTTTATAGTTTCCTAAATCAGCGTATTCCGAAGCCATGTTTAGAAGGGTATAGGCCAGTATTTCTTTGTTTCCCAACTCCACATTTAACTTTCTGGCAATCTCTAAAAAACTTAAAGAGGTCTCAAAATCTCCATTCTCACTATATAAATTAGCAATATTTACGTTAAGGCTTACCATCATGTCTACATTTTTAGCTTCGGTAGCCACGGTCAATGCTTCTAAGAATTTAGTTAGGGCGCTAGAAGAATCTCCAAGAAGCCAGTAATCAAGGCCCATATTGTTTAGCGCCTTCAGTTTCTCATTACTCAAATGGTAGGTATCTGCTACCTTCAAAGCCTTCATGTTGTATTCATGTGCTTTATCGGTTTCTCCTTTTTCAAAGTAAAAATATCCGTAGGTAGATAGTGCTATACTTTCGCCGCTTCTGTAGTGCGTATCTAAACTTAATTGGTAGGCTTCTTTCAGTAATAGTTCTGTACTATCGGCATTGGTACGTATTTGAGATTTTGCCAATTCAAGCATTAGATCTATATACTCAGGATTCTGGGGTTTGAAATTAGCATTAGATCGAAGTTCCTCTATTTTAGTACGGGTACTTTTTTCTTCTTGTGCAGTAAGTGAAGGCGCACTACACATAACGAAAATAATAGCGATGATGAGACGCCTATAGCAGAATATGAAATGTTCCATTACTTGTAATTTTAGAAAATGTACTAATACTAATAATTCTCACATAATTTTTGTTGTGAATGGAATAGTTTTGTTTGCCAGTGATCATTTCTTGTTTTTTAAGTATCCAGAGGGGCCTAGGTTTCACAACTCAAGGACTCAAAGACTTCTTTTATTAGATAATCCTAACGCACCGTTTTGTTTAGAATAAAAACGATAACTTATTGTATATTAAGCAATTTGTAATTTTTTTAAAGATTTCAAATAGTCGTGTTTTTTGCGGATAAGGCATATTTAATTGCTGTAGTATAATGCTTACTTTTAGAAATTGTTGTGGCATTAAAATTTATTTACGTTCTTACAAATTCTTTTTATCCTCCTTAATTTTTTGTATTAAGTAAGGAAAGAGTATTTTGGAGAAAAGAGCTTTTTTTTATCTTAAATTTTTAGAAGCGAATGAAAAATCAACCACTAGAGACCAACAGTTCACTTTCAGGAAAGCAAGAAAGCGCAATTCTTCAAGAAGAGAAAGATAAAATTATAGAACGCCAATTACGTTTTCAAAATCTATTAATTAGTATCTCTACGCAATATATCAACTCAGATTTATCAGATATAGATACCTTAATTAATGATTCGTTAAAGCAGATTGGGGAATTTGTTTCTTCTGATCGGAGTTATATTTTTTCATATGATTTTGAAAATAGAACTTGCTCTAATACGTATGAATGGTGTTCGGAAGGTGTTGAACCCGAGATAGATAATCTGCAAAATATCCCTACGGACTATATCAATCAATGGCTTGATGCACATCAAAACGGAGAGGCGTTTTATGTAGAAGATGTAAGTCTTTTACCAGAAGATGGAGAACATGGATTGCGAGCTATATTGGAACCGCAAGGAATTAAAAGTTTAATCGTTATTCCGAAGATTAAAAACAATGAATTGATTGGTTTTGTTGGTTTTGATTCTGTTCAAAAAATAAATAAGTACACCGAGAATGAAAAAGAAATTCTTTTTGTTTTTGCCAACATGCTCGTAAATGTTATTCAACGAAAAGAGAACGAAGAACATATAAAAGCGCAGGAAGAAAAGAAAGAAGAATTACTAAAAAACTTATCCATACAGAATCAGGAATTGAGTGAATATGCGCATGTAGTATCTCATGATTTAAAGGCACCAC
Coding sequences within:
- a CDS encoding ABC transporter permease, encoding MAWRDAKASKVRLILFMSSIILGIAAVVSIQLFSTNLKDNIQRQSKSLMGADFIIDSKQIPSERAQTIIDSLQPDAYEVNFVSMITFPKSGGTKLVKVRGLEGEFPFYGEMDTEPTVAAATYQESGGALVDATLLLQFNAKPGDSIKIGKLTLPISGALKAIPGSTAISTSVAPLVVIPYRFIATTELLQFGSRKEYQYFYKASDTLNLANLESKIGPQLDFENADLDTHTSTTKRLGRRYDNVGKFLNLAAFVALLLGCIGIASSVHIYIKEKLSAIAVLKCMGASRLQSFLIFLIQIAGIGILGGLIGSLIGAALQEIFPYLLKDFLPFTIEMNLSAQPIFMGVFLGLFMAVLFALLSLLHTWYVSPLEVLRVDEQAVKEPIGIRILVLSTILLFLFLFSLWLLRDALYALFFVGATLLTFALLTGVALIFIKTIKRFFPKRWSFPIRQSLLNLFRPNNQTVVLVVAIGLGTFLISTLYFTKDILLAKTEVGQGTENANIIVLDVQPTQVDAVAQNIKSKGLPILNNIPLVTMRMHSIKGQPVNVLRQDSTRQVRGWILNHEFRTTYRDSLISSEKLDKGKWTPRIAAGDPVLISISDNIASDANITVGDAVVFNVQGVLMETTVGSIRKVDWTQIQLNFSIVFPAGVLEQAPQFNVFTTKAPDEASSAAFQRDLVAEFPNVSIIDLRQVFTVVEDILDKVSWVINFMAFFSILTGIIVLIGSVRTSKYQRIKESVLLRTLGAKNAQILRISAFEYVFLGLLGSLVGILLALVSSLCLAVFVFKEPFAPSAIPFLVFLPGITLLVLAIGLSNIQTVLRSSPLEVLRRER
- a CDS encoding ATP-binding protein is translated as MKNQPLETNSSLSGKQESAILQEEKDKIIERQLRFQNLLISISTQYINSDLSDIDTLINDSLKQIGEFVSSDRSYIFSYDFENRTCSNTYEWCSEGVEPEIDNLQNIPTDYINQWLDAHQNGEAFYVEDVSLLPEDGEHGLRAILEPQGIKSLIVIPKIKNNELIGFVGFDSVQKINKYTENEKEILFVFANMLVNVIQRKENEEHIKAQEEKKEELLKNLSIQNQELSEYAHVVSHDLKAPLINIHTLIGWFMDDHKETLGEELLNPLNQVLFNVERMDFLIKGILDYSTIDRMETQDAQIDFNVMLKEVLETILIPDTTTIKIQENLPTLFGNAWRYKQIFQNLIQNAVRYSDKEQGNIEVGFVEKGDFYEFFVKDNGIGIKADYFERIFKIFTKLESTGSSSGIGLSIVKKIVTFCKGTIWLESEEGVGTTFYFTLLKTK
- a CDS encoding tetratricopeptide repeat protein: MEHFIFCYRRLIIAIIFVMCSAPSLTAQEEKSTRTKIEELRSNANFKPQNPEYIDLMLELAKSQIRTNADSTELLLKEAYQLSLDTHYRSGESIALSTYGYFYFEKGETDKAHEYNMKALKVADTYHLSNEKLKALNNMGLDYWLLGDSSSALTKFLEALTVATEAKNVDMMVSLNVNIANLYSENGDFETSLSFLEIARKLNVELGNKEILAYTLLNMASEYADLGNYKEAERMVDESLDYFLKQNTKDWISHAYEQKGSIALKQNNYDEALLWYKKSEQLCDEIDFSYGYTLLYNGIAKCYLGLRNIAEAENYALKGLAISTEFSIAESVKDANLILSKVAHQKGDDALAYSYQQKYMELYEKGQVEKFRKGLGVLRSKMQFENQKKALIEEQHKAIAKQKNYAYLAGAALLVVTLILILIYRTNKLQKKYTENLQEKQNALIMREAQLKESNKTKDKLFSIIAHDLKGPINSFHGLMKMSSDESISQEDYDELFPEALKNIQGISEMLNNLLVWARTQMKGITLKQENVDVHFIATSTLSLLIPIANKKEISIRNNIPKNTISFSDKNHLDIILRNLISNAIKFTHQKGEIILTMIEKNNELQIEITDNGVGMALETQSKLFDKKHATSTYGTHNEKGTGLGLSICKDMVESNGGALWVSSIQNKGTTIYFTVPTAAVTTVAV